The Coffea arabica cultivar ET-39 chromosome 9e, Coffea Arabica ET-39 HiFi, whole genome shotgun sequence genome has a window encoding:
- the LOC113709679 gene encoding B3 domain-containing transcription factor VRN1-like isoform X1 yields the protein MEDSDNQEGSTMKNNRDWQSLDASSFYRIITQPAVDEGQLGLPKNFVKEYGDEICSSVRLNVPSGGIFRVGIEKDENMLWLRDGWQRFAEHHSLTFGHFLWFKYKGNSEFDVAIFDLTATEIDYQCCSNNSKKFNPVAETTVPEPEHDAFCSAKADDRHPIEISSSSETEEVEIRDVTTDSGNPRSIRRRSRRRGKKISEHDVVTRLFKSDNPYFSMTMKEYNLSRCYIVHVPAEFSSTYLRTDKKSVELQDSDGNKWTVGVIVRHGRVISLSKGWGYFCRDHKLCSGDVCVFEVIKSRPVVIKVTIFPARESVEVK from the coding sequence ATGGAAGATTCAGATAATCAAGAAGGGTCAACAATGAAGAACAACAGGGACTGGCAGAGTTTGGATGCCTCGAGTTTCTACCGGATAATTACGCAGCCTGCTGTTGATGAAGGCCAATTGGGATTGCCCAAGAACTTCGTTAAAGAATACGGTGACGAAATCTGCTCCAGTGTCAGGCTTAATGTTCCATCTGGTGGCATATTTCGTGTTGGAATTGAGAAGGATGAGAATATGCTCTGGCTCCGTGATGGTTGGCAAAGATTTGCCGAGCATCATTCTTTGACATTTGGACACTTTCTGTGGTTCAAATATAAAGGAAATTCAGAATTTGATGTTGCCATATTTGATCTCACTGCTACAGAGATTGATTATCAATGCTGCAGTAATAACAGTAAAAAGTTCAATCCCGTAGCAGAGACTACAGTTCCCGAACCCGAACACGACGCTTTTTGTTCTGCCAAAGCAGATGATCGTCATCCCATAGAAATCTCGTCTTCTTCAGAGACCGAGGAAGTAGAAATTCGCGATGTAACTACTGATTCGGGTAACCCTCGTTCGATCAGGAGGAGGtcaagaagaagaggaaagaaaatttcGGAGCACGACGTTGTTACAAGGCTGTTCAAATCAGACAATCCATACTTCTCAATGACAATGAAAGAGTACAATTTGAGCCGCTGTTATATTGTGCATGTTCCAGCTGAATTTTCTAGCACTTATCTGCGCACTGATAAAAAATCTGTTGAACTTCAGGATTCTGATGGAAACAAGTGGACTGTTGGTGTCATAGTCAGACATGGTAGGGTTATAAGTCTAAGCAAGGGATGGGGTTATTTTTGTAGGGATCACAAATTGTGTTCTGGAGATGTCTGTGTCTTTGAGGTGATCAAATCTAGACCCGTGGTGATAAAGGTGACTATTTTTCCTGCCAGAGAAAGTGTAGAAGTGAAGTAG
- the LOC113709679 gene encoding B3 domain-containing transcription factor VRN1-like isoform X2 — MKNNRDWQSLDASSFYRIITQPAVDEGQLGLPKNFVKEYGDEICSSVRLNVPSGGIFRVGIEKDENMLWLRDGWQRFAEHHSLTFGHFLWFKYKGNSEFDVAIFDLTATEIDYQCCSNNSKKFNPVAETTVPEPEHDAFCSAKADDRHPIEISSSSETEEVEIRDVTTDSGNPRSIRRRSRRRGKKISEHDVVTRLFKSDNPYFSMTMKEYNLSRCYIVHVPAEFSSTYLRTDKKSVELQDSDGNKWTVGVIVRHGRVISLSKGWGYFCRDHKLCSGDVCVFEVIKSRPVVIKVTIFPARESVEVK; from the coding sequence ATGAAGAACAACAGGGACTGGCAGAGTTTGGATGCCTCGAGTTTCTACCGGATAATTACGCAGCCTGCTGTTGATGAAGGCCAATTGGGATTGCCCAAGAACTTCGTTAAAGAATACGGTGACGAAATCTGCTCCAGTGTCAGGCTTAATGTTCCATCTGGTGGCATATTTCGTGTTGGAATTGAGAAGGATGAGAATATGCTCTGGCTCCGTGATGGTTGGCAAAGATTTGCCGAGCATCATTCTTTGACATTTGGACACTTTCTGTGGTTCAAATATAAAGGAAATTCAGAATTTGATGTTGCCATATTTGATCTCACTGCTACAGAGATTGATTATCAATGCTGCAGTAATAACAGTAAAAAGTTCAATCCCGTAGCAGAGACTACAGTTCCCGAACCCGAACACGACGCTTTTTGTTCTGCCAAAGCAGATGATCGTCATCCCATAGAAATCTCGTCTTCTTCAGAGACCGAGGAAGTAGAAATTCGCGATGTAACTACTGATTCGGGTAACCCTCGTTCGATCAGGAGGAGGtcaagaagaagaggaaagaaaatttcGGAGCACGACGTTGTTACAAGGCTGTTCAAATCAGACAATCCATACTTCTCAATGACAATGAAAGAGTACAATTTGAGCCGCTGTTATATTGTGCATGTTCCAGCTGAATTTTCTAGCACTTATCTGCGCACTGATAAAAAATCTGTTGAACTTCAGGATTCTGATGGAAACAAGTGGACTGTTGGTGTCATAGTCAGACATGGTAGGGTTATAAGTCTAAGCAAGGGATGGGGTTATTTTTGTAGGGATCACAAATTGTGTTCTGGAGATGTCTGTGTCTTTGAGGTGATCAAATCTAGACCCGTGGTGATAAAGGTGACTATTTTTCCTGCCAGAGAAAGTGTAGAAGTGAAGTAG